A stretch of DNA from Streptomyces venezuelae:
GGGGCTCGGGTGGTCGAATACGTCCTGGAAGGTCAGCTCGGCGGCCAGTTCCCGATGGACGAGGGAGATCAGCCGGGTCACGGTCAGCGAGTCACCGCCCCGGTCGAAGAGGGAATCGGCGGGGGCGCACGGGGCACCCAGGCACCGGCCGAAGAGCTCGGCGAGGCGGGCGGGGAGGGGCTGCCCGGCGGTGGGCGCCCCGGCGGACGCCGCCGCCGGGGCGGCCGGTCCGGCGGTGAAGCGGGCCTGCAGGGCTCCCCGGTCGACCTTTCCGGTACGCAGCAGGGGCAGCGTGGACAGAGCGGCGATCCGGTGCGGAAGCAGTGCTCTCGGCAGGCGCTGTGCGCAGTGCTCCGCCACCTCGCCCTCGGTGGCGGGAGCCGTGTCCGAGGGCACGAACACGGCGACCAGCCGCAGGTGTTCAGTGCCCTCCCCCACCGGGAAGACGGCAGCGGACGCGACGCCCGGGCAGGCCGTGATCACCCGCTCCACCTCGGCGGGCTCGACCCGCACCCCGCGCAGTTTGAGCCGGCGGTCGGCGCGGCCCGCATGGGCGAGCGAGCCGTCCGGCAGGACCCGTACCAGATCGCCGGTGCGGTAGAAGCGCCCGGCAGCCGCCCCGCCGGGGGCCGGCCGGAAGGCCTCCGCGGTGAGGGCGGGCCGGCCGGCGTAGCCCCAGGCGAGCCCGGGACCGCCGATCCACAGCTCCTCCGGTTCCCCCGGTCCGGCCGGTTCGCCCGGATCGGATCCCGCGCCGGATCCCGCGCCGGCCAGGACCTGGCGGACGTGGGGCAGCGGCCGGCCGATGGGCACCGGATCCTCGTCCCGCAGCGCCCGCCCGGCCGGTCCGCCGAGCTCCGCCGCGTGGGTGACCATCACGGTCTCGGTCTGGCCGTACGTATTGAGCAGCCGGACCCGGTCCGGAACGCGCTCGGACCAGAGCCGTACCGTGCGCGCCTGGGCCGCCTCGCCGCCGATGACGACCAGCCGCAGGTCCGGCGGCAACTCCTCGGTTCCGGAGGCCAGATGATCCGCCAGTTCGTTCCACATGGCCGTCGGCAGGTCGACCACCGTGATGCGGTGCTCGCGCACCGCCGCGAGCAGGGCGGGTACGGAGCGTGCCTCCACCCGGCCGTCGACGACCAGGGCCGCGCCGCCGAGCAGGGCGGGATAGATCTCCTCGCCGCTGGTGTCCCAGATCAGCGAGGTCCAGTGCAGGACCCGGTCGGCCGGGGTGATGCCGAAGAGCCGGACGAGGGACCCGGCGGCGGCGGTGACGGCCCGGTGCGGCACCAGTACGGCCTTGGGGGTGCCGGTCGAGCCGGAGGTGAGCATGACGTACGCGAGGTCCTCGGGCGAGGGCGACGACGGGGACGGCGACGGGGGTGCTGCGGGGAACGCGGCGGGGATCAGCGGGATGCCGAGGCCGGGCAGGGCGGCGAGGAGCTCGGCCCGGCCCAGGACGGCGGCCGGGGCGGTGGCCGCGACGACGGCGCGCAGCCGCTCGGCGGGGTCCGCCGGGTCGACGGGCACATGGGCGGCGCCCGCGCGCAGCACCGCGAGCAGGCTCACCACGCCCTGCCAGGTGCGGTCGGCGAGCACCAGGACCCGGTGCCCCCTGCCGATGCCGTGGCCGCGCAGGACGTCCGCCAGCCCCCCGGTGAGCCGGTCGAGCTCGTGGTGGCTGAGGGTGCGCTCGGGGGTGATGAGCGCGGGGGCGTTGGGGGTGCGGCGGGCCGTGTCCGCGAGGAGTGCGGGCACGGTGTCCGCGCGGCGGGTGACCACGGTG
This window harbors:
- a CDS encoding non-ribosomal peptide synthetase; translation: MTAPSASASGTASASASGTVVTRRADTVPALLADTARRTPNAPALITPERTLSHHELDRLTGGLADVLRGHGIGRGHRVLVLADRTWQGVVSLLAVLRAGAAHVPVDPADPAERLRAVVAATAPAAVLGRAELLAALPGLGIPLIPAAFPAAPPSPSPSSPSPEDLAYVMLTSGSTGTPKAVLVPHRAVTAAAGSLVRLFGITPADRVLHWTSLIWDTSGEEIYPALLGGAALVVDGRVEARSVPALLAAVREHRITVVDLPTAMWNELADHLASGTEELPPDLRLVVIGGEAAQARTVRLWSERVPDRVRLLNTYGQTETVMVTHAAELGGPAGRALRDEDPVPIGRPLPHVRQVLAGAGSGAGSDPGEPAGPGEPEELWIGGPGLAWGYAGRPALTAEAFRPAPGGAAAGRFYRTGDLVRVLPDGSLAHAGRADRRLKLRGVRVEPAEVERVITACPGVASAAVFPVGEGTEHLRLVAVFVPSDTAPATEGEVAEHCAQRLPRALLPHRIAALSTLPLLRTGKVDRGALQARFTAGPAAPAAASAGAPTAGQPLPARLAELFGRCLGAPCAPADSLFDRGGDSLTVTRLISLVHRELAAELTFQDVFDHPSPQELAQLIEGSGRLGEPQ